A portion of the Stegostoma tigrinum isolate sSteTig4 chromosome 44, sSteTig4.hap1, whole genome shotgun sequence genome contains these proteins:
- the LOC125450021 gene encoding histone H4, whose product MSGRGKGGKGLGKGGAKRHRKVLRDNIQGITKPAIRRLARRGGVKRISGLIYEETRGVLKVFLENVIRDAVTYTEHAKRKTVTAMDVVYALKRQGRTLYGFGG is encoded by the coding sequence ATGtctgggagagggaaaggaggcAAAGGCCTGGGAAAAGGCGGAGCGAAGAGGCACCGCAAAGTGCTCCGTGATAACATCCAGGGCATCACGAAACCAGCCATCCGGCGCCTGGCTCGCCGTGGCGGGGTCAAGCGCATCTCGGGCTTGATCTACGAGGAGACCCGGGGGGTGCTGAAGGTTTTCCTGGAGAATGTGATCAGGGATGCGGTGACCTACACTGAGCACGCCAAGCGCAAGACGGTGACTgccatggatgtggtgtacgctctgaaacgccagggccgcactctgtatggattcggcggctga
- the LOC132207051 gene encoding late histone H2A.2.2-like: MSGRGKGGGGKARSKAKSRSSRAGLQFPVGRVHRLLRKGNYAERVGAGAPVYLAAVLEYLTAEILELAGNAARDNKKTRIIPRHLQLAVRNDEELNKLLGGVTIAQGGVLPNIQAVLLPKKTSAAGATKK, encoded by the coding sequence ATGTCTGGGAGAGGAAAGGGCGGTGGCGGGAAAGCTCGGTCGAAGGCGAAGTCCCGGTCATCCCGGGCTGGGCTGCAGTTCCCGGTGGGCCGTGTTCacaggctcctgagaaagggtaactatgctgagcgtgtgggtgccggagcgccggtctatctggctgcggtgctcgagtacctgacggctgaaatcctcgagctggccggtaacgcggcccgggacaacaagaagacccgcatcatccccaggcacctccagctggccgtgcgcaacgacgaggagctcaacaagctgctgggaggggtgaccatcgctcagggtggggtgctgcctaatatccaggccgtgctgctgcccaagaaaaccTCCGCTGCGGGCGCCACTAAAAAGTGA
- the LOC132206982 gene encoding late histone H2B.L4-like → MLDILLNYPIMNKTFLHPSLALLTRSGYKKRAPSLFSLILCLKVTVSMADEKKAQQPSKKGAKKIIKKAPGKAGKKRKRSRKESYSIYIYKVLKQVHPDTGISSKAMSIMNSFVKDIFERIAGEASRLAHYNKRRTISSREIQTAVRLLLPGELAKHAVSEGTKAVTKYTSSK, encoded by the coding sequence ATGCTTGACATTCTTTTAAACTACCCAATCATGAATAAGACTTTCCTCCAtccctcattagcattgctgaCGCGATCAGGCTATAAAAAGCGAGCTCCGAGCCTGTTTTCGCTTATTTTGTGTCTGAAAGTGACTGTTAGTATGGCGGATGAGAAGAAAGCGCAGCAACCTTCCAAGAAGGGCGCcaagaaaatcatcaagaaggcGCCGGGGAAAGCCGGCAAGAAAAGGAAACGatccaggaaagaaagttactCTATCTACATCTACAAAGTGCTGAAGCAGGTTCACCCCGACACCGGCATCTCCTCCAAGGCGATGAGCATCATGAACTCGTTCGTCAAGGATATTTTCGAGCGTATCGCGGGGGAggcttcccgcctggcccattacaacaagcgcaggaccatcagctcccgggagatccagaccgcggtgcggctgctgctgcccggggagctggccaagcacgccgtgtcggagggtacaaaggcggtgaccaagtacaccagctccaagtga